ACACACGCCGCGTCGTACAGGCGGATGAATTCCTCGATCAGCACGTTATACGACCAGCCATCGGCCGCGATGTGGTGCAAGGTCAGCAACAGCACATGTTCCTGCTCGGCCAAGGCCAGCACCTGCACACGCAGCAACGGCCCATGGGCCAGGTCGAACGGCGCCAGCGCCTCGGCGTCGGCCAGGCAGCGCACTTGCGCTTCGCGCTCGTCAGCCGCCAGGGCGCTCAGGTCGTGGCGGGCGATGGCCACGGCGAACGGCGCGACGACCTGCTGGCGCACCTCGCCATCCACCTCGCGGAAGCGGCTGCGCAGGGTCTCGTGGCGCGCCACCAGGGCATCGAAGGCGTTTTGCAGCGCCTGTTCGTCAAGCGTGCCGCTCAGGCGTACGGCCATCGGCAGGTTGTAGGCGGCGCCCTGCGGATCGAGCTGCCAGAGGAACCACATGCGCTGCTGGGCGTACGACAGGCCATCACGCTCGGCCACCGGCACCTCGGCAGGAATCGGCAACAAGGCGAAGTCGACGGCCTGCTGTTGCAGGCCGGCCAGGAACAGGCGGCGCTTCTCCGGGGGCAGTTCGATGAACCGGCGGGCGAGTTTCAGTGCGTCTTGAGCGTGCATGCAATGCGTCCTTGTCGATAGGAAGCGGGGCCGAGTGGCCCGGTCGATCCCACAAGGACGAAGCAGCAGAGGGTTGATTTAGCCGCCGGCACGGCCAGGGGCAGGGGCAGGGGGCAGGGGGCAGGGGGCAGGCTGACTGACAGGTAGGGGGGATAAAGGGCAATACTGTTCGATTAGGCGCTTTGCGGCCCTGTGGGAGAGCTTGCTCGCGAAAAGCTGGCAAAGTCACTGCATCTGTTGTGAACGTGACGCCGCCTTCGCGAGCAAGCTCGCTCCCACGGACTGAACTGTATCTGGATAAAGGGCGTCGGCCGCCGGGAAAAGCGCTGCCCGAGGCTTCAGCCGGCCAGCGCGGCCCGGCGCTGGCCGCGCTGGCGGTGCAGGTCGACTTCCAGGTTCGAACGCAGAATACGCAACACCATGCCTTCGTGGTCGTGAATGAAGAAGTGCCGGCCGGGCAGCATCTCCAGGGAAAAATTGGCGTCGCTCTCCTGCTGCCAGGCGATCAACTGCTCTTGGGTGGCCTTGTCATCCTTGCCACCCAGCACATGGATCGGACAACTCAGCAACGGCCGCTGACGACGCTGATAGAGGCCGCACAGCCGGAAGTCGGCGCGCAGCACCGGCAGGGTCAGGGCCATCAGCTCTTCGTTGTCTAGCACCTCCTGCGGCGTGCCGTTGAGGTCTCGCAGCTCGGCCTTGAGCTGGGCGTCGGTCTTGGGGTCGGCAAAGCCGCGTGCGTAGTCATCACGCATCGACGGCGCTGCGGTGCCGGAGGCGAACAGTGAAACGGGCGGCGGCGCGCCCAGCTCACGCAGCACGTGGGCGATCTCGAAAGCCAGCAGCGCGCCGAGGCTATGGCCGAACAGCGCATAAGGCGTCTTCAGCGCTGGCAGGATTTCCAGTGCCAGCTGCCGCGCCAGCGCTGGCATGTCGGTCTGCAGCGCCTCGCCCAGGCGCGCACCGCGCCCGGGGATTTCCACCGGCTGCACCTGCAACCACTGCGGCAGGTGGCGCCGCCAGCGGCTGAACACCATGGCGCTGGCGCCCGAGTAAGGCAGGCAAAACAGTTGCACGGTTGCCATAGCGTAGACCTCAGTGGTTGGCTGGCGCCTGCTGCAGACGCGCCTGTTCTTCCATGTGCTTGCGCAGGCTCAACGGGCGCATGTCGGTCCACACCTCTTCGATGTAGGCCAGGCATTCCTTCTTGAAGCCGCTCTTGCCAACGGTGCGCCAGCCGTTGGGCACTTCCTTGTAGTCCGGCCAGATGGAGTACTGCTCCTCGTGGTTGACCACCACCTGGAAGAGGATGTCGTCGCGATCGAATATTGAGGTCATGCTTTGCTCCCTGATAAGGCTGAAGTCGTGGGCAGCGGCCAGGCCGCTGCAGGAATGAACGATTGGCCGGTGGAAAAATTAACCACTGCGGCGCGACTGAAAGCATGCCTAGCGCTGGACGATGGCCGACTCTACGGCCCTGGCGAAGATCCGCGCCACCTGATCGACCTGCTCGGCCGTGATGATCAGCGGCGGCAGGAAGCGCACCACACTGCTGTGCCGTCCACCCAGTTCGAGGATCAGCCCGCGCTTGAGGCATTCGCGCTGGATGCGGCTGGCCAGGGCACCGTCATGCGGGGCATGGCCCTGCACGTCCGGCTGGCCGGCCGGGTCGACCACTTCCACACCGAGCATCAGGCCCAGGCCACGCACGTCACCCAGTTGCGGGGTGCGCTGTTGCAGCGCCAGCAAATGCGAACGCAGGCGCTGGCCCATCTCGGCAGCGTGCTGGACCAGATGGTGCGCTTCGATGTAGCGGATCACCGCCGAGCCGGCGGCCATGGCCATCTGGTTGCCACGGAAGGTGCCGGCATGCGCACCGGGCTGCCAGGTGTCGAGCCAGTCCTGATAGACCATGACCGCCAGTGGCAGGCTGCCGCCGATGGCCTTGGACATCACCACCACGTCCGGCACGATGCCGGCATGCTCGAAGGCGAACAGCTTGCCGGTGCGGGCAAAGCCGGTCTGGATCTCGTCGACGATCAGCGGAATGCGATGCCGCGCGGTGATTTCGCGCAGGCCCTGCAGCCAGGTGCTGGCCGCCGGAATCACCCCGCCCTCGCCCTGCACCACTTCGACGATGATCCCGGCTGGCGGCTGGACACCGCTTTCCGGGTCGCTGAGCAGGTTGTCCAGGTAATGCAGGTTGGCCCGCACACCGGCCTCGCCGCCCAGGCCGAACGGGCAGCGGTAGTCATAGGGGAACGGCATGAACTGCACGGCCTGGCTGAGCAGCGCGCCCAGCGGCGTCTTGGCCTTGAGGTTGCCCATCAGGCTCAGAGCGCCCTGGCTCATGCCGTGGTAGCCGCCGTGGAAGGCCAGCACCGTGCTGCGCCCGGTGGCGATGCGCACCAGCTTGAGCGCCGCTTCCACCGCGTCGGTGCCGGTGGGGCCGGTGAACTGGATGCGCGCCTTGGCCGACAGGGCCGGCGGCAGCACGGCGAACAGGTCCTGGACGAAGCGGTCCTTGACCGGCGTGCTGAGGTCGAGGGTGTGCAGCGGCAGTTCGTCGTCGAGCACCTGGCGAATCGCGTCGGTGACCACCGGGTGGTTGTGCCCCAGGGCCAGGGTCCCGGCACCGGCCAGGCAGTCGATGAACACCCGGCCTTCGACGTCTTCGACATGGATGCCACGGGCCCGCTTGAGCGCCAGCGGAATGCGCCGCGGGTAGCTGCGGGCATTGGACTCCTGCTGCTTCTGCCGGGCCAGGATGGGATGGTCTTCAAAGCGGTAGTGCTGGTCTTCGTCCTGGGCCTTGATCGGGCTTTCGGCAAACGCTGTGCTCATGGTTGCGCTCCTGAATGAGATGAAAAGCCGTGAGTCCTGGGCAATAGACGAAGAGGATGGGAGCGGCTTTAGCCACGAAAGCGCCAGAAAATTCAGTGCATCTGCTGTGAACAGGCGATTGCTTCGCGGCTGAAGCCGCTCCTACCCGGCCTTTAGCCACAATACTGCCCCGGTGGGAGCGGCTTTAGCCGCGAAAGCGCCAGGAAATTCAGTGCATCTGCTGTGAACAGGCGGTCGCTTCGCGGCTGAAGCCGCTCCTACCCAGTAGTGGCTTCAGCCGCGAAAGCGTCTACCGCGTCGCCTTTGCTACAACGCCTCCAGCTGCGCCATCAGGTCGTCGAGGGCGCTGACTTTCTGTTCGGTGAGCGCCGCGCCGTCGAGTGTTCCGATGTACTGCGCCAGCTCGCGCACCGTGCTGCACTCGAACATCGCCCGCAGCGGCACGCTGCGTTGCAGGGTCTGCTGTACCCGCGAGGCGATCTGCGTGGCCAGCAGCGAGTGGCCGCCGAGGTCGAAGAAGTTGTCGGTGACCCCGACCTGATCCACGCCCAGCACCTCGCCCCAGATCCGCGCCAGGGTGCCTTCCAGTTCACTGGCCGGCGCCTGGTAGTCGCGGCCGGCGTTGAAGTCCAGCGCCGGCAGGGCCTTGCGGTCGAGCTTGCCATTGGGGTTGAGCGGCAGCTTGTCCAGCACCTGCCAATGGCGCGGCACCATGTACTCCGGAAGGCCCTGGGCGAGGTGCGCCTTGATGGCCTCGACGTCCA
The Pseudomonas sp. DTU_2021_1001937_2_SI_NGA_ILE_001 DNA segment above includes these coding regions:
- a CDS encoding thioesterase II family protein codes for the protein MATVQLFCLPYSGASAMVFSRWRRHLPQWLQVQPVEIPGRGARLGEALQTDMPALARQLALEILPALKTPYALFGHSLGALLAFEIAHVLRELGAPPPVSLFASGTAAPSMRDDYARGFADPKTDAQLKAELRDLNGTPQEVLDNEELMALTLPVLRADFRLCGLYQRRQRPLLSCPIHVLGGKDDKATQEQLIAWQQESDANFSLEMLPGRHFFIHDHEGMVLRILRSNLEVDLHRQRGQRRAALAG
- a CDS encoding MbtH family protein, with translation MTSIFDRDDILFQVVVNHEEQYSIWPDYKEVPNGWRTVGKSGFKKECLAYIEEVWTDMRPLSLRKHMEEQARLQQAPANH
- a CDS encoding aspartate aminotransferase family protein; translated protein: MSTAFAESPIKAQDEDQHYRFEDHPILARQKQQESNARSYPRRIPLALKRARGIHVEDVEGRVFIDCLAGAGTLALGHNHPVVTDAIRQVLDDELPLHTLDLSTPVKDRFVQDLFAVLPPALSAKARIQFTGPTGTDAVEAALKLVRIATGRSTVLAFHGGYHGMSQGALSLMGNLKAKTPLGALLSQAVQFMPFPYDYRCPFGLGGEAGVRANLHYLDNLLSDPESGVQPPAGIIVEVVQGEGGVIPAASTWLQGLREITARHRIPLIVDEIQTGFARTGKLFAFEHAGIVPDVVVMSKAIGGSLPLAVMVYQDWLDTWQPGAHAGTFRGNQMAMAAGSAVIRYIEAHHLVQHAAEMGQRLRSHLLALQQRTPQLGDVRGLGLMLGVEVVDPAGQPDVQGHAPHDGALASRIQRECLKRGLILELGGRHSSVVRFLPPLIITAEQVDQVARIFARAVESAIVQR